Proteins from one Sabethes cyaneus chromosome 2, idSabCyanKW18_F2, whole genome shotgun sequence genomic window:
- the LOC128736048 gene encoding uncharacterized protein LOC128736048 translates to MLMPSPTLLQLHHYSGSYRDAPILALPLNPNAPAFHGRRRTGTSTLEPNNAAVASSDVDDNRPMRCYYQNVRGLRTKVDPFFLAASDCDYDVVVLTETWLDECLYSAQLFGNGFAVHRTDRNPLNSRKTRGGGVLIAVSTRWNSYIDPTPVSNAIEQLWVRIATPRRVVSVGVIYLPPDRRNDINSIHEHVDPIGAVFSNLDLSDYALQFGDYNQPQLRWCKSSDGSFQVDSLMVLSAASSTLIDGFALHGLMQVNGIANKNARFLDLVLSNEAATPVCTVSEAIEPLITLDADHPALDVLLNLPTPIIFESAFGNDGTPDFRRADHDGIRSAISPVDWQTINSATCIDDAVDYFQRTIVNLISEFVPDTHPPLKPPWSNNRLRRLKRLRARALRRYCRNRSHLTKQEFNRASISVQESKAILAFRKFQEKEAGLPMSVHLGEQVANSELEKCDLFVQYFRNSFNERSASPAQVAIAINDCPSDTFEFRPFHISEQIVMSALQK, encoded by the exons ATGTTAATGCCGTCTCCGACCTTGCTCCAGCTCCACCACTACTCCGGCAGCTACCGGGATGCACCGATTTTAGCATT GCCACTAAACCCCAACGCTCCTGCCTTCCATGGACGACGCAGAACTGGTACCTCAACATTAGAGCCGAACAATGCAGCTGTTGCATCTAGCGATGTGGACGATAACCGTCCCATGCGTTGTTACTATCAGAACGTGCGAGGATTACGGACAAAGGTAGACCCGTTCTTTTTGGCTGCTAGCGACTGCGACTACGATGTTGTTGTGTTGACCGAGACATGGCTGGACGAATGTTTGTACAGTGCGCAACTGTTCGGCAATGGCTTTGCTGTCCATCGCACCGATCGTAACCCCTTGAACAGTAGAAAAACCCGTGGCGGGGGTGTTCTGATCGCTGTTTCAACTCGATGGAACAGTTATATCGATCCAACGCCTGTGTCCAATGCTATAGAGCAGCTATGGGTCAGAATCGCTACGCCTCGTCGAGTTGTGAGTGTGGGTGTCATCTATTTGCCCCCGGATCGACGTAACGATATTAACAGCATTCATGAGCACGTGGACCCTATCGGTGCTGTTTTCTCCAACTTGGACCTCAGTGACTATGCTCTGCAGTTTGGGGACTATAATCAACCTCAGCTCCGGTGGTGCAAGTCGAGCGACGGGTCTTTCCAGGTCGACTCCCTAATGGTTTTATCTGCTGCCAGCTCTACACTTATCGACGGTTTTGCCCTACATGGATTGATGCAAGTCAATGGTATTGCCAACAAAAATGCAAGATTTCTTGATTTAGTCTTGAGTAACGAGGCCGCAACGCCAGTCTGCACCGTTTCGGAAGCAATTGAGCCTTTGATCACTCTCGACGCAGACCATCCTGCTTTGGACGTCCTGTTGAATCTCCCAACGCCGATCATTTTTGAGTCTGCCTTCGGGAATGATGGTACACCGGACTTTCGCCGAGCTGATCATGATGGAATCAGATCCGCTATCTCTCCCGTTGACTGGCAGACAATAAACTCTGCTACATGTATTGACGACGCCGTCGATTATTTCCAGCGAACAATCGTAAATCTAATTAGTGAATTTGTACCCGACACCCACCCGCCTTTAAAACCTCCTTGGTCGAACAATCGCCTACGCAGACTAAAACGGCTGAGGGCTAGAGCTCTACGAAGATACTGCCGGAATCGTTCTCACCTTACAAAACAGGAATTCAACCGTGCGA GCATCTCTGTGCAGGAATCCAAAGCGATTTTGGCATTTCGTAAATTCCAAGAAAAAGAGGCTGGTCTGCCAATGTCGGTTCACCTTGGGGAACAAGTTGCTAACTCTGAACTTGAGAAGTGCGATCTTTTCGTCCAATACTTTAGGAATTCGTTCAACGAACGTTCTGCCTCACCTGCACAAGTCGCCATTGCCATCAACGACTGTCCTAGTGATACTTTTGAGTTCCGTCCATTTCACATTAGTGAACAAATCGTAATGTCTGCACTCCAAAAGTGA